The Paenibacillus macerans genome includes a window with the following:
- a CDS encoding 2-hydroxyacid dehydrogenase gives MKPHVFIARPVPPEVEAYLAEHCLCSKWDGDGPIPRARLLASLAEADGLLTSGTRIDAELLEHAPRLKAVSNISVGYNNFDLEAMKARGVIGTNTPSVLNDTVADLIFALMLAVARRVPELDQYVKQGKWKRGDDEILFGLDVHHKTLGVIGMGEIGEAVARRGHLGFGMDVLYHNRSRKPGTEAELGAVYCSMEELLQTSDFVVLMTPLTPETRGLIGERELAWMKPTAVFVNASRGATVDEAALTEALRQKRIYGAGLDVFEREPIAPDHPLLGLPNVVTLPHIGSSTAQTRRQMALLAAENLATALAGGTPPNVVKELRS, from the coding sequence GTGAAGCCACATGTATTTATCGCCAGACCCGTGCCTCCGGAGGTTGAGGCCTATCTCGCCGAACACTGCCTTTGCAGCAAGTGGGACGGCGACGGACCGATTCCCCGCGCGCGGCTGCTCGCAAGCCTAGCCGAAGCGGACGGCCTGCTGACGTCCGGCACCCGGATCGACGCGGAGCTGCTGGAGCATGCTCCCCGCCTGAAGGCCGTCAGCAATATCAGCGTCGGCTACAACAACTTTGACCTGGAGGCGATGAAAGCCCGCGGCGTGATCGGAACGAACACGCCGTCGGTGCTGAACGACACGGTCGCGGACCTGATTTTTGCCTTGATGCTGGCGGTCGCCCGCCGCGTGCCGGAACTGGACCAGTACGTCAAGCAAGGGAAATGGAAACGCGGCGACGACGAAATTTTGTTCGGGCTTGATGTGCACCACAAGACGCTTGGCGTCATCGGCATGGGGGAAATCGGGGAAGCCGTCGCCCGCCGGGGCCATTTGGGCTTCGGCATGGACGTGCTGTACCATAACCGCAGCCGCAAGCCCGGGACCGAAGCCGAACTGGGCGCCGTGTACTGCTCTATGGAAGAGCTGCTGCAAACATCCGACTTCGTCGTCCTGATGACGCCGCTGACCCCGGAAACGCGGGGGCTGATCGGCGAACGCGAGCTTGCCTGGATGAAGCCCACGGCCGTGTTCGTCAACGCCTCCAGGGGGGCGACGGTCGACGAAGCCGCGCTGACCGAAGCGCTGCGGCAAAAACGCATCTACGGCGCCGGGCTCGACGTTTTCGAGCGCGAGCCGATTGCCCCGGACCATCCGCTGCTCGGCTTGCCGAACGTCGTCACCCTGCCGCATATCGGGTCCTCCACCGCGCAGACCCGCCGTCAAATGGCGTTGCTGGCCGCGGAGAACCTGGCCACGGCGCTAGCCGGCGGCACACCGCCGAATGTGGTCAAGGAGCTGCGCTCCTAA
- a CDS encoding methyl-accepting chemotaxis protein, with translation MFKINSSISRKFMLTFAALIVVSSLLFSVSFYYISMGIISQNVLPQFDKVLLTSTQDIYKRLDTNQAMQLMSGKENSRFAVESYLTKSAKEFHLNNAYLIQLQENGAAVIAANENSGMKAGDPLEIQAAMAETSDGEIHISELYSDRFGSHKTAFIAIPGSKAVLAIGLDATFIDQKRAEILQICIGITALVIGAGLLVAYFVSRRITKSIKKLVAVTEKMAGGDFRQAIEVAGHDEVAQLAASFRTMTNQLKEMFAKVLDTSQTVVSGSEHLSRSVDTFGELITRSNAATREIESGSLTIATAAAENARAMEEISQGIQHIASSSAEVTERIGQAAEEAGAGNALAQTAVEQMQLVEEAAGRTLEHIRILNERSESIATVVGTITEITKQINILALNAAIEASRAGENGKGFAVVAEEVRKLAEQSRGAMDEIGEYLLSIREESENSVSAMQRASEQIVSGTGRVKQAGRAFGQLTVLIQNINLTIQSVSSSTQQVSAGTEEVTASVEEAANITAKSLESMEQIAQYSQQQLTEMESHAQTVRSLHEQALSLREAVEKFRI, from the coding sequence GTGTTTAAAATCAACAGCTCCATCAGCCGCAAATTCATGCTTACGTTTGCAGCGCTTATCGTAGTATCTTCGCTTTTGTTTAGTGTAAGCTTTTATTACATTTCTATGGGAATCATCAGCCAAAACGTGCTGCCGCAATTTGACAAAGTGCTCCTGACCAGTACGCAGGACATTTACAAAAGGCTGGACACGAATCAGGCGATGCAACTGATGAGCGGCAAGGAAAATTCCCGGTTTGCGGTTGAATCCTATTTGACGAAAAGCGCCAAGGAGTTTCATTTAAACAACGCCTACCTGATCCAGCTTCAGGAAAACGGAGCTGCCGTCATCGCCGCCAACGAAAATTCCGGCATGAAAGCCGGCGACCCGTTGGAGATTCAAGCCGCGATGGCCGAGACCTCCGATGGCGAAATACATATCAGCGAGCTGTATTCGGACCGGTTCGGTTCGCACAAGACGGCGTTTATCGCGATCCCCGGAAGCAAAGCGGTGCTGGCCATCGGGCTGGACGCCACTTTTATCGATCAGAAGCGGGCGGAAATTTTGCAGATCTGCATCGGTATAACCGCCCTCGTGATCGGAGCCGGGCTGTTGGTCGCATATTTTGTTAGCCGGCGCATCACCAAATCGATCAAAAAGCTGGTTGCCGTTACGGAAAAAATGGCCGGCGGCGATTTCCGGCAGGCGATCGAGGTGGCTGGCCATGATGAAGTCGCTCAGCTTGCCGCAAGCTTTCGGACGATGACGAACCAGCTCAAAGAGATGTTCGCCAAAGTGCTGGACACATCGCAAACCGTCGTGAGCGGATCGGAACATTTATCCCGGTCGGTGGACACGTTTGGGGAGCTGATCACCCGCTCCAACGCAGCGACGCGGGAAATCGAATCCGGCAGTCTGACGATCGCCACGGCCGCCGCCGAGAACGCCCGGGCGATGGAAGAAATTTCGCAGGGCATCCAGCATATCGCCTCCTCTTCCGCCGAGGTCACCGAACGGATCGGACAAGCCGCCGAGGAAGCCGGCGCCGGCAATGCGTTAGCACAAACGGCCGTCGAGCAGATGCAGCTCGTCGAGGAAGCGGCCGGACGCACGCTGGAGCACATCCGCATCCTGAACGAACGGTCCGAATCGATCGCCACCGTCGTCGGCACGATTACCGAAATCACGAAACAGATTAATATTCTGGCGTTAAACGCGGCCATCGAAGCTTCGCGCGCCGGGGAGAACGGCAAAGGCTTCGCCGTCGTCGCCGAGGAAGTGCGCAAGCTGGCGGAGCAGTCCCGGGGGGCCATGGACGAAATCGGCGAATATTTGCTGAGCATCCGCGAGGAATCGGAAAATTCCGTCAGCGCAATGCAGCGCGCCAGCGAGCAGATCGTCTCCGGGACCGGCCGCGTAAAACAAGCCGGCAGAGCCTTCGGCCAACTGACGGTGCTGATCCAAAACATCAATTTGACGATCCAATCGGTGTCCTCTTCCACGCAGCAGGTTTCCGCCGGCACGGAAGAAGTTACCGCCTCGGTTGAGGAAGCGGCCAACATTACGGCCAAATCGCTGGAAAGCATGGAGCAAATCGCCCAATATTCCCAGCAGCAGCTCACCGAAATGGAAAGCCACGCCCAAACCGTGCGCTCCCTTCACGAGCAGGCGCTGTCGCTGCGCGAAGCGGTGGAAAAGTTCCGCATCTAA
- a CDS encoding M24 family metallopeptidase, giving the protein MNMKWAELDRKMRESGISTLLITDPKHVYYLTGFLSNPHERFLGAVLQAGSEPFLVVPALDEEAARAAADVAEIITHQDTDDPYLLLKQRLKGTIGTIGFEKEQVSMARFEQLQETLGFSRYLDAGPWLRELRFRKSADEVAKIKRAVNLIEQVLTESVRQVKEGISENELVAEVEYQIRKLGADGPSFDSMVLSGEKTALPHGVPGTRQIRRGDLVMFDIGVYADGYASDITRTFAVGELSDELVKIYETVLAANTAAIEAIKPGVSFASIDKAARDVIEAAGYGRYFIHRLGHGLGIDVHEFPSVHGKNEQLLTEGNVFTVEPGIYVPGVGGVRIEDDVLVTASGVEVLTAYPKQLTYI; this is encoded by the coding sequence ATGAATATGAAATGGGCTGAGCTTGACCGAAAAATGCGCGAATCCGGGATCAGCACCCTGCTGATTACCGATCCGAAACATGTATACTATCTCACCGGATTCCTGAGCAATCCTCATGAACGCTTTCTTGGCGCCGTCCTTCAAGCGGGAAGCGAACCGTTTCTCGTGGTGCCCGCGCTGGACGAGGAAGCGGCCCGGGCGGCGGCGGACGTCGCAGAAATCATCACCCACCAGGACACGGACGATCCATATCTCCTGCTGAAACAGCGTTTGAAGGGGACGATCGGCACGATCGGGTTCGAAAAAGAGCAGGTCTCCATGGCCAGGTTCGAACAATTGCAGGAAACGCTTGGTTTTTCCCGGTATCTGGATGCCGGCCCGTGGCTGCGTGAGCTTCGCTTCCGCAAAAGCGCGGACGAAGTCGCTAAAATCAAGCGCGCCGTAAACCTGATCGAGCAGGTGCTGACGGAATCGGTGCGCCAGGTCAAAGAAGGGATCAGCGAAAACGAGCTGGTGGCCGAAGTGGAATATCAAATCCGCAAGCTGGGCGCGGACGGCCCTTCTTTTGACTCCATGGTGCTGTCCGGGGAAAAGACGGCTTTGCCGCACGGCGTTCCCGGAACGCGGCAAATTCGCCGCGGCGATCTTGTCATGTTTGACATCGGGGTTTACGCGGACGGATACGCTTCCGACATCACCCGCACATTTGCCGTAGGGGAGTTGTCCGATGAACTGGTCAAAATATACGAAACCGTGCTGGCTGCCAACACGGCCGCCATCGAAGCCATCAAACCGGGAGTCAGCTTTGCCTCGATCGACAAAGCCGCCCGCGACGTAATCGAAGCCGCCGGTTACGGCCGCTATTTTATTCACCGGTTAGGCCATGGGCTGGGCATCGACGTCCATGAATTCCCTTCCGTCCACGGCAAAAACGAACAATTGCTGACGGAAGGCAACGTATTTACGGTAGAGCCCGGGATTTATGTGCCTGGAGTCGGCGGCGTCCGCATCGAGGACGACGTGCTCGTGACCGCCTCCGGCGTGGAAGTGTTGACCGCCTATCCGAAACAGTTGACTTATATCTAA
- a CDS encoding MDR family MFS transporter translates to MLAILMSAMDNTIVTTAMGTIVADLGGMEQFVWVTSAYMVAVMAGTPIFGKLSDMYGRKRFFLFGIITFLLGSILCGLAGSIMQLSIFRAIQGIGGGALMPIAFTIIYDIFPVEQRGKMTGLLGAVFGTSSIFGPLLGAFITDSLGWHWVFYINVPIGIVSLLLITAYYRESLAHTKQQIDWSGAVTLVGAVICLMFALELGGEKYAWNSAVIIALFAGFAVLFVAFLLAETKAREPIISFGMFKVRLYATSCLLALLYGSVFIVATVYIPIFVQGVFGGSATNSGIILMPMMVGSVVGSMMGGMLTSRLSYRAVMAISVVCFVCGVFALSTLTNDTSRLVLTVFSILTGFGVGFSFSVLSMASVHHFDMRQRGAATSTNSFLRSLGMTLGITIFGIVQRNLLADKMSAAFAGTGQAGGQAGATFGNAQEALSSDKRAMIPPEILDKITDALSGSIAHTFMWALIPAVCSVLVVIAMPKDRIVRGAAARPSKPSKQQG, encoded by the coding sequence ATGCTGGCGATCCTGATGTCGGCCATGGACAATACGATCGTGACGACGGCGATGGGGACGATCGTCGCCGATCTCGGCGGCATGGAGCAGTTCGTCTGGGTAACCTCCGCCTATATGGTGGCGGTGATGGCGGGAACGCCGATTTTCGGCAAACTGTCCGATATGTACGGGCGGAAACGCTTTTTCCTGTTCGGGATCATCACGTTTTTGCTCGGATCGATCCTGTGCGGGCTGGCCGGCAGCATCATGCAGCTCAGCATCTTCCGGGCGATCCAGGGGATCGGCGGCGGGGCGCTGATGCCGATCGCATTTACGATCATCTATGACATTTTCCCTGTGGAGCAGCGCGGCAAAATGACCGGCCTGCTTGGGGCGGTATTCGGCACCTCCAGCATTTTCGGCCCGCTGCTCGGCGCGTTTATCACCGATTCGCTGGGATGGCACTGGGTCTTTTACATCAATGTGCCGATCGGGATCGTCTCCCTGCTGCTGATCACCGCATATTACCGGGAATCGCTTGCGCACACGAAGCAGCAAATCGATTGGAGCGGGGCGGTTACCCTCGTCGGCGCGGTGATTTGCCTGATGTTCGCGCTGGAGCTCGGCGGCGAAAAATACGCTTGGAACTCGGCGGTGATCATCGCTTTGTTTGCCGGCTTCGCCGTGCTGTTTGTCGCCTTTTTGCTGGCGGAAACAAAAGCGCGGGAGCCGATCATTTCGTTCGGCATGTTCAAAGTACGGCTTTACGCAACAAGCTGTTTGCTCGCCTTGCTGTACGGCAGCGTGTTTATCGTGGCGACGGTGTACATCCCGATTTTCGTGCAGGGCGTATTCGGCGGCTCGGCCACGAACTCAGGCATTATTTTGATGCCGATGATGGTCGGTTCGGTCGTCGGCAGCATGATGGGGGGAATGCTGACTTCCCGGCTGTCGTACCGCGCGGTTATGGCGATCTCGGTCGTCTGCTTCGTCTGCGGCGTTTTCGCCTTAAGCACGCTGACGAACGACACTTCGCGCCTGGTGCTTACCGTCTTCAGCATTTTGACGGGTTTTGGCGTCGGCTTCTCCTTTTCGGTGCTCAGCATGGCGTCCGTCCATCATTTCGATATGCGGCAGCGCGGCGCGGCGACGTCGACCAACTCCTTCCTGCGCTCGCTTGGCATGACGCTCGGGATTACGATCTTCGGCATCGTGCAGCGCAATCTGCTGGCGGACAAGATGTCGGCGGCTTTTGCCGGAACGGGACAAGCAGGGGGACAAGCAGGGGCAACCTTCGGCAATGCCCAGGAGGCGCTGAGTTCGGACAAGCGGGCCATGATCCCGCCGGAAATTTTGGATAAAATTACGGACGCCTTATCCGGTTCGATCGCGCACACCTTCATGTGGGCTCTGATTCCGGCCGTTTGCTCCGTCCTGGTCGTCATCGCCATGCCCAAGGACCGGATTGTCCGCGGCGCGGCGGCCAGGCCGTCCAAGCCGTCCAAGCAGCAGGGCTGA